One segment of Niabella beijingensis DNA contains the following:
- a CDS encoding efflux RND transporter periplasmic adaptor subunit has product MIKNYIFYGLLITTIAACHSNSQGNNSSGDKEYPVVTVQPRDTTLSISYVANIQAGRNIELHPRIDGLLDRIYIREGQQVRKGQVLFKINDSELRIELNKAAAAYKSAVADAKVAQVEVDRVQMLVDKKVITKTELDLVTAKYKALLAKADVALADKNAVQQRISYTSIAAPFDGVVDRIPFKEGSLVTTGSLLTTISDIGTVFAYFNISENEYFRTLLSGNSAQQITSINLILPDGTRYPYNGQLESAESEIDENTGNIAYKARFSNPEKTLRHGASGKLLITRPLQNAILLPQKTVFEIQDKNYVFVLDQNNIARMRSIRIDQRLADYYVISGGLDANDRIVYEGIKSIREGERITPKG; this is encoded by the coding sequence ATGATAAAAAATTATATTTTTTACGGACTCCTTATTACAACCATTGCCGCCTGTCATAGCAACTCCCAGGGGAACAACAGCTCCGGCGATAAAGAATACCCTGTAGTTACCGTTCAGCCGCGCGATACCACGCTTTCGATCTCTTATGTGGCCAATATACAGGCGGGACGCAATATCGAACTCCATCCCCGCATTGACGGATTACTTGACAGAATCTATATCCGGGAAGGGCAACAGGTGCGCAAGGGACAGGTGTTGTTTAAAATCAACGACAGCGAACTGCGGATCGAGCTCAACAAAGCAGCCGCGGCCTACAAAAGTGCGGTAGCCGATGCAAAAGTGGCCCAGGTGGAAGTAGACCGGGTACAAATGCTGGTAGATAAAAAAGTTATCACCAAAACAGAGCTGGACTTGGTCACTGCAAAATATAAAGCCTTGCTTGCAAAAGCAGATGTGGCACTGGCAGATAAAAATGCGGTACAACAGCGGATCTCCTATACCAGTATCGCCGCACCCTTTGACGGCGTGGTAGACCGTATCCCTTTTAAAGAGGGCAGCCTGGTTACCACCGGTTCGCTACTGACCACTATATCCGACATCGGTACCGTATTTGCCTATTTTAATATTTCAGAGAATGAATACTTCCGGACCTTGCTCAGCGGAAACAGTGCACAGCAGATCACTTCCATCAACCTGATATTACCCGATGGCACCCGTTATCCCTATAATGGTCAGCTCGAAAGCGCGGAAAGTGAAATTGACGAAAATACCGGCAACATCGCCTATAAAGCCCGTTTTAGCAATCCTGAGAAAACCCTGCGCCATGGCGCTTCCGGCAAACTACTGATCACAAGGCCGCTGCAAAACGCGATCCTGCTTCCGCAGAAAACGGTTTTTGAAATACAGGATAAGAATTACGTTTTCGTGTTGGATCAGAATAATATTGCCCGGATGAGAAGCATCCGTATCGATCAGCGCCTGGCAGATTACTACGTAATTTCCGGAGGACTGGATGCTAATGACCGCATCGTTTACGAAGGCATCAAGAGCATTCGTGAAGGTGAAAGGATCACTCCTAAAGGATAG
- a CDS encoding efflux RND transporter permease subunit, with amino-acid sequence MVETFIRRPVLSLVLSIFITLIGVLALFSLPITQFPDIVPPSVSVTARYTGANAEVSVDAVAVPLERAINGVPGMTYMSTVSGNDGVTMITVYFKVGTDPDVAAVNVQNRVTTVLDELPEEVIKAGVTTEKEVNSMLMYLNITSTDEAADEDFIYNFTDINILKELKRIDGVGRAEIMGYKDYAMRVWLNPEKLFAYNVSTDEVITALRNQNVSAAPGKTGESSGKTKNALQYVLRYTGKFSEPRQYENIAIRSNSDGSILKLKDVADVEFGAMSYSMVSKSDGKPAASIMIKQRPGSNASDVIDNIKLKMEELKASSFPPGMNYSMAYDVSRFLDASINAVLTTLVEAFVLVAIVVFIFLQDWRSTLIPVLAVPVALVGTLAFMLLLGFSINLLTLFALVLAIGIVVDNAIVVVEAVHVKMEEEHLPPLEATIAAMKEITGAIIAITLVMSAVFVPVAFLSGPVGVFYRQFSLTLAFSIVISGINALTLTPALCALMLKHNGPRKRGWMGRFFNAFNKGFDKTTNKYRSILGKIAGRRIVTLGMLALFFLATWGAGAVLPGGFIPTEDQGMIYVNVTTPQGATVERTEKVLDELNAVTKDIEGVESVTTLAGYSLTNEIAGASYGMGMINLRSWKERKKSVDQIIDAIEAQTAKLTDASIEVFAPPTVPGFGNTSGFELRLLNRGGEDITETSEITKAFVQAIDSTKEVNNVFTSFDASFPQYLIHVDYDMAAKKNVTVDNAMNTLQTLLGSYYATNFIRFNQMYKVMVQAGPQFRAEPADVLHQYVKNSNGEMVPYSSFIRMERVYGPEQLTRYNMYTSAMINGEAAPGYSSSDAIRAVEKVAAEKLPRGYDFDWSGMTREEILSGNQAVYIFALCLLFVYLLLAAQYESFLLPLPVILSLPAGIFGSFFFLKLAGLDNNIYAQVALVMLIGLLGKNAILIIEFAIQRRKEGYPVLQAAIEGAAQRLRPILMTSFAFVAGLIPLCMATGAGAMGNRSIGVAAAGGMLIGTIFGLLIIPGLYVLFASLSERGKKQATDIPLQKSDIKIIDNEN; translated from the coding sequence ATGGTTGAAACGTTTATAAGAAGGCCGGTCCTTTCGCTGGTGCTTTCTATTTTTATCACGCTCATCGGTGTACTGGCATTGTTCAGTTTACCCATCACACAATTCCCGGATATCGTTCCGCCCTCCGTTTCCGTAACGGCGCGCTATACCGGTGCCAATGCCGAAGTTTCCGTGGACGCCGTTGCCGTTCCGCTGGAACGCGCTATCAATGGGGTTCCCGGCATGACCTATATGTCCACGGTATCCGGTAACGACGGTGTTACGATGATCACCGTTTATTTTAAAGTAGGCACCGACCCTGATGTGGCAGCAGTGAATGTACAAAACCGGGTCACCACCGTACTGGATGAACTGCCGGAAGAAGTGATCAAAGCAGGTGTTACCACCGAAAAAGAAGTGAACAGTATGCTGATGTACCTGAACATCACCAGCACGGATGAAGCTGCCGATGAGGACTTCATCTACAACTTCACCGACATCAACATCCTGAAAGAGCTGAAACGGATCGACGGGGTAGGCCGTGCGGAGATCATGGGGTATAAAGATTATGCCATGCGGGTATGGCTGAACCCTGAAAAATTATTTGCCTACAACGTATCCACCGATGAAGTGATCACTGCGTTGCGGAACCAGAATGTCTCTGCCGCTCCGGGCAAGACCGGTGAGAGCTCCGGCAAAACAAAAAATGCACTGCAATATGTGCTGCGTTACACCGGGAAATTCTCGGAACCCCGGCAATATGAGAACATTGCCATCCGCTCTAACAGCGATGGTTCCATTCTTAAATTAAAAGACGTGGCGGATGTGGAGTTTGGCGCCATGAGCTACAGCATGGTATCAAAAAGTGATGGCAAACCCGCAGCTTCCATTATGATCAAACAACGGCCCGGATCCAATGCCAGCGATGTGATCGATAACATCAAGCTGAAAATGGAGGAGCTCAAAGCCTCCAGTTTCCCTCCCGGCATGAATTACAGCATGGCTTATGATGTTTCCCGTTTTCTTGATGCATCTATCAATGCCGTACTTACAACACTTGTGGAAGCATTTGTGCTGGTGGCCATCGTCGTATTCATCTTTCTCCAGGACTGGAGATCTACCCTGATCCCGGTACTGGCTGTGCCCGTGGCATTGGTGGGCACCCTTGCCTTTATGCTGTTACTGGGCTTTTCCATCAACCTGCTTACCTTATTTGCCCTGGTCCTTGCCATTGGAATTGTTGTGGACAATGCGATTGTCGTCGTGGAGGCCGTCCATGTAAAAATGGAGGAGGAACATCTTCCACCACTTGAAGCTACGATAGCAGCAATGAAGGAGATTACCGGTGCCATCATTGCCATTACCCTGGTTATGTCTGCCGTGTTTGTGCCCGTTGCTTTTTTAAGCGGTCCTGTGGGCGTATTTTACCGTCAGTTCTCATTAACACTGGCCTTCTCTATTGTGATCTCCGGCATCAATGCACTGACCCTCACTCCTGCCCTTTGCGCCCTGATGCTGAAGCATAACGGACCCCGTAAACGGGGATGGATGGGCCGGTTCTTTAATGCCTTTAATAAAGGATTTGATAAAACGACAAACAAATACCGCAGTATTCTGGGTAAAATAGCCGGGCGGCGTATAGTCACGCTGGGGATGCTGGCGCTGTTCTTCCTTGCCACCTGGGGTGCGGGAGCGGTCCTTCCCGGAGGGTTTATTCCCACGGAGGATCAGGGAATGATCTATGTAAATGTTACAACGCCGCAGGGGGCTACTGTGGAACGCACTGAAAAAGTACTGGATGAACTCAATGCTGTAACAAAGGATATCGAGGGAGTGGAAAGCGTAACCACCCTTGCCGGATACAGTCTGACCAATGAGATCGCCGGCGCTTCTTATGGCATGGGCATGATCAATCTCAGGTCATGGAAGGAACGCAAAAAAAGCGTGGACCAGATCATTGATGCCATCGAAGCGCAGACCGCGAAGCTCACGGATGCATCGATCGAAGTGTTTGCACCACCTACGGTGCCGGGCTTTGGAAATACAAGCGGGTTTGAGCTGCGGCTGCTGAACAGAGGCGGGGAAGACATTACGGAAACATCTGAAATCACCAAGGCATTTGTGCAAGCGATTGACAGTACAAAAGAAGTGAACAATGTTTTTACCAGCTTTGATGCTTCCTTTCCCCAATACCTGATCCACGTGGATTATGATATGGCGGCAAAGAAAAATGTAACGGTAGACAATGCGATGAATACCCTCCAAACATTGCTGGGCAGTTACTATGCCACCAATTTTATCCGCTTCAACCAGATGTATAAAGTAATGGTACAGGCCGGCCCGCAGTTCCGCGCAGAACCGGCAGATGTACTTCATCAGTATGTCAAGAACAGCAATGGCGAAATGGTACCCTATTCTTCGTTTATACGTATGGAACGGGTTTACGGACCGGAACAGCTGACCCGCTACAACATGTACACTTCGGCCATGATCAACGGAGAAGCTGCCCCCGGTTACAGCAGCAGCGATGCCATCCGGGCGGTTGAAAAAGTGGCGGCGGAAAAACTGCCCCGTGGTTATGATTTTGACTGGAGCGGGATGACACGGGAAGAAATTCTTTCCGGGAACCAGGCCGTATACATCTTTGCGCTTTGCTTATTGTTTGTATACCTGTTGCTTGCCGCACAGTATGAGAGCTTTTTACTTCCCTTACCGGTTATCCTGAGTTTACCGGCCGGTATATTCGGCTCCTTCTTTTTCCTTAAGCTGGCAGGATTGGATAATAATATCTATGCACAGGTAGCACTGGTAATGCTGATCGGGTTGCTGGGCAAGAACGCTATTCTGATCATTGAATTTGCGATCCAGCGGCGCAAAGAAGGCTATCCGGTATTACAGGCCGCCATAGAAGGTGCCGCGCAGCGATTGCGTCCGATCCTGATGACCTCTTTTGCTTTTGTAGCGGGTCTGATCCCCTTATGTATGGCTACCGGCGCCGGCGCAATGGGCAACCGTTCTATCGGTGTGGCAGCTGCAGGAGGAATGCTGATCGGTACAATATTCGGTCTGCTTATCATACCCGGCCTCTATGTACTTTTTGCTTCTTTGTCGGAGCGTGGAAAAAAGCAGGCTACCGATATCCCTCTTCAGAAATCTGATATAAAAATTATTGACAATGAAAATTAA
- a CDS encoding TolC family protein codes for MKINNNKFLSALAVSILSIGCAVPKTTAVKQAAPLPDQYTQTAGDSISVARLQFRNFFNDKHLVALIDHVLAHNLDTRIAAAQIKIADAYLEARRGALLPSVTAGLRASGTHYGKHTMEGVGNFDTNLSSNIENSQRIPTVITPDYWLGLSASWEIDLWGKLGNLQQAARERFLATRQGKDLLTAALITHTATLYYELIMLDREVAILNENIELQHRALEIVKIHKEVGRATELAVQQFDAQLANTKATLYGVRQEITATENKLLELTGSYTGTVERSTTIDIKAIRYLAEHGHPQQLLQYRPDIRAAYHELQASHADALAARAAFFPTVNLAATAGLQSFNAAQFFNPTSIATQLLGGISAPVFQKKQLKANFNIATAEQEIAFLNYQKTINKAFQEVRTLLSYIDNNEKILAEKHKEVEALGKGIEVSNDLYVTAYATYLEIIAAQKSKITADLDLLKARRDQAHVLIQLYKALGGGAG; via the coding sequence ATGAAAATTAACAACAATAAATTCCTGTCGGCCCTGGCTGTTTCCATTCTTTCCATTGGTTGTGCCGTTCCCAAAACAACCGCGGTCAAACAGGCCGCGCCGCTTCCTGATCAGTATACTCAAACAGCCGGCGACAGCATTAGTGTGGCCCGTCTGCAGTTCAGGAACTTCTTTAACGACAAACACCTGGTGGCACTCATCGACCATGTACTGGCTCATAATCTCGATACCCGGATCGCCGCAGCACAGATAAAAATTGCTGACGCCTATCTTGAAGCCAGGCGCGGGGCCCTGCTGCCATCCGTAACTGCCGGCCTGCGTGCTTCCGGAACGCATTATGGCAAACATACCATGGAAGGGGTCGGCAATTTTGATACGAACCTCTCCTCCAATATAGAAAACAGCCAGCGCATTCCTACGGTCATTACTCCGGATTACTGGCTGGGATTAAGCGCCTCATGGGAAATTGATCTTTGGGGCAAATTGGGCAATCTGCAACAGGCAGCGCGCGAACGGTTCCTGGCCACCCGGCAGGGAAAAGACCTGCTGACAGCAGCACTTATCACACATACCGCAACCCTGTATTACGAACTGATCATGCTCGACCGGGAAGTGGCCATTCTGAATGAGAACATAGAACTGCAGCACCGGGCACTTGAGATCGTAAAGATCCATAAAGAAGTGGGGCGGGCAACGGAACTCGCCGTACAGCAATTTGATGCCCAGCTGGCCAATACCAAAGCGACGCTTTACGGCGTCCGGCAGGAAATTACCGCAACAGAAAATAAGCTCCTGGAGCTTACCGGCAGCTATACCGGCACTGTTGAACGTAGTACAACTATCGACATAAAAGCCATCCGCTACCTGGCGGAACATGGTCATCCGCAGCAATTATTGCAATACCGGCCGGATATCAGGGCGGCTTATCATGAGCTCCAGGCCAGTCATGCCGATGCACTGGCAGCCCGCGCGGCATTTTTTCCGACTGTAAACCTGGCTGCCACGGCGGGGTTGCAGTCCTTTAATGCTGCCCAGTTTTTTAACCCCACTTCCATCGCCACCCAGCTGCTGGGCGGCATCAGTGCACCGGTGTTTCAGAAAAAACAGCTAAAAGCAAACTTCAATATCGCAACAGCGGAACAGGAGATTGCATTTCTGAATTATCAGAAAACGATCAATAAAGCTTTTCAGGAAGTAAGGACCTTGCTGAGCTATATTGACAACAATGAAAAGATACTGGCGGAGAAGCACAAAGAGGTGGAAGCCCTTGGCAAAGGCATCGAAGTATCCAATGATCTGTATGTAACGGCATATGCCACTTACCTGGAGATCATTGCCGCACAGAAAAGCAAGATCACCGCAGACCTCGACCTGCTTAAAGCCCGGCGGGATCAGGCGCATGTATTGATCCAGCTTTACAAGGCATTGGGCGGCGGAGCCGGATAG
- a CDS encoding glycosyl hydrolase, with product MQLKRRSFLKISGLAGFHMVMVHKLPLAGMTEMGTTDSLFNDFVSPPAKSGSSCYWWWFNGLVDQEGIRRDLEAFKAKGMSGVLLVNSSDGLGGARIPQGAKFLSEEWRELYRFAMKEAKRLGIEVGINLSSGWCMGGPWIRPENAGRWYLQSTQELKGPQQFNGVLPLPGNRAGYDNVFNPPGYKEYIDLPLSALDYRDTAVVAIRTSGKEHKITGSRAALLEAKTNRKDASNFAKSFEITGPVQTPWTNEPGDAAIALTDVIDLTDKMDATGRLHWEVPPGTWTIVRTGHRMTGSKLMIAQPEADGLSIDWFDKKGVELQFEHLGKVFIDEAAKVGTKPAYFCDDSFEDGFPNWTGLILEKFRHYRGYDATSYLPVLSGYVIGSAEISDRFLNDYRRTIADCMADEHYGHFAALCHQHGMLVQNEAAGPSRSGTICMDGLKNLGRSDLPMGEFWLAPKHEDQENLTDDKSYGVSRLDFGQNKVTKMTASAAHIYGRKLASAEAFTSFRHWTDYPGSLKQALDRAFCEGINRVVIHTSTATRPKDGLPGYEYGAGTHFNPNVTWWEFSAPFFSYIARSQHLLRAGHFVADLLFYNGDIAPNLAAQKNIYPTLGKGYDYDVCNTEVLLGRVSVRNGRLVLPDGMQYRILVLPESDRMPVAVLKKIIMLLEAGALVIGAPPQTDCGLTDYPHCDAEIRRLAKILWKMPVADKGIETGKGRLFYPGSIRAVLQDIGCVPDFEVTDEKAWIDFIHRTTDEAEIYFITNRKKEHARADCLFRVTGRHPEIWDPVSGKRWRPVYKPEDGRIKITLELDRFQSLFIVFPKVKTKGLSVATPNAWQPANGFHKLQELSGSWQLAFDPEWGGPASIVFEELQDWIRHPDPGIRYYSGKAVYRKQFSFDDALPASALFIDLGIVKNICRVWLNGTDMGVVWTAPWRVEVTGKLKQGNNDIRIEVINLWPNRLIGDAGLPAEQRRTNTNIPFKKEDPLLPSGLLGPVTLTTLS from the coding sequence ATGCAATTAAAAAGAAGGAGTTTCTTAAAGATCAGCGGATTGGCGGGTTTTCATATGGTAATGGTGCATAAGCTGCCGCTGGCGGGTATGACGGAGATGGGTACAACGGATTCGTTGTTCAACGATTTTGTATCTCCGCCTGCGAAGTCGGGTTCTTCCTGCTACTGGTGGTGGTTTAACGGACTCGTGGATCAGGAGGGCATCCGGAGGGATCTTGAAGCGTTCAAAGCAAAGGGGATGAGTGGCGTACTGCTGGTGAATTCATCGGATGGATTGGGTGGCGCCCGTATCCCGCAGGGTGCAAAATTCCTTTCTGAAGAGTGGAGGGAGCTGTATCGCTTTGCCATGAAAGAAGCCAAGCGGCTGGGTATTGAGGTCGGCATCAATCTCAGTTCCGGATGGTGCATGGGTGGGCCGTGGATCAGGCCGGAAAACGCCGGCCGGTGGTACCTCCAATCAACGCAGGAGCTGAAAGGTCCGCAACAATTCAATGGTGTCCTGCCACTGCCGGGCAACCGCGCGGGATATGACAACGTGTTTAATCCTCCGGGATATAAAGAATACATCGATCTTCCTTTGTCAGCGCTGGATTACCGGGATACGGCGGTTGTAGCCATCCGTACATCCGGGAAGGAACATAAAATAACCGGCAGCCGTGCCGCATTGCTCGAAGCGAAGACCAACCGGAAAGATGCCAGCAATTTTGCAAAGTCCTTTGAAATCACCGGTCCGGTTCAAACACCCTGGACGAATGAGCCCGGTGATGCGGCGATCGCCCTGACCGATGTGATCGATCTTACAGACAAGATGGATGCTACGGGACGGCTGCACTGGGAGGTGCCGCCGGGTACCTGGACGATCGTGCGTACCGGCCATCGTATGACCGGATCAAAACTGATGATCGCCCAGCCGGAAGCGGACGGGTTGTCTATTGACTGGTTTGATAAAAAAGGTGTTGAGTTGCAGTTTGAGCACCTGGGCAAAGTGTTCATTGATGAAGCTGCAAAAGTAGGGACAAAGCCCGCGTATTTTTGCGACGACAGTTTTGAAGACGGGTTCCCGAACTGGACCGGACTTATTCTTGAAAAGTTCCGGCACTACCGGGGGTATGATGCCACATCCTATTTGCCCGTACTCTCCGGTTATGTTATCGGCAGCGCCGAAATATCGGACCGCTTTTTGAACGACTACAGACGAACGATTGCGGATTGCATGGCCGATGAACATTACGGGCATTTTGCAGCACTTTGTCACCAGCACGGAATGCTGGTACAAAATGAGGCCGCGGGCCCCAGCCGTTCGGGTACGATCTGTATGGATGGATTAAAAAACCTGGGCCGCAGCGACCTGCCCATGGGTGAATTCTGGCTGGCGCCAAAGCATGAAGATCAGGAAAATTTAACGGATGATAAATCCTATGGGGTATCCCGGCTGGATTTCGGACAGAATAAGGTAACAAAGATGACCGCTTCCGCGGCACATATCTATGGCCGTAAACTGGCGTCAGCAGAGGCCTTCACCAGCTTCCGGCACTGGACCGATTATCCGGGATCCCTGAAGCAGGCGCTGGACCGCGCTTTCTGCGAAGGGATCAACCGTGTTGTGATCCATACTTCCACTGCTACAAGGCCAAAAGACGGATTACCAGGTTATGAGTATGGTGCAGGAACGCATTTTAATCCCAACGTGACCTGGTGGGAATTTTCGGCACCTTTCTTTTCGTATATCGCGCGCAGTCAGCACCTGCTGCGGGCCGGGCACTTTGTGGCAGATCTGTTATTCTATAACGGTGATATCGCGCCGAATCTGGCAGCGCAAAAAAATATATACCCCACATTGGGTAAGGGCTATGATTATGATGTCTGTAATACAGAAGTGCTTTTGGGCCGCGTAAGCGTACGTAACGGAAGACTGGTGCTGCCGGATGGAATGCAATACCGGATACTGGTGTTGCCGGAAAGTGATCGTATGCCGGTTGCGGTATTAAAAAAAATAATAATGCTTTTGGAAGCAGGAGCGCTGGTAATAGGTGCTCCGCCGCAGACCGATTGCGGTCTGACGGATTATCCGCACTGCGATGCGGAGATCCGGCGGCTGGCAAAAATATTATGGAAGATGCCGGTTGCAGACAAAGGTATTGAAACGGGAAAGGGGCGTCTGTTCTATCCCGGATCCATACGGGCAGTATTACAGGATATCGGTTGTGTACCGGATTTTGAAGTGACTGATGAAAAGGCATGGATCGATTTTATACATCGCACTACGGATGAAGCTGAGATCTACTTCATCACCAACCGGAAAAAAGAACATGCCCGGGCAGATTGCCTGTTCCGTGTAACCGGCCGCCACCCGGAGATCTGGGATCCTGTTTCGGGGAAGCGGTGGCGTCCCGTATACAAGCCGGAAGACGGACGTATTAAAATCACATTGGAGCTTGACCGGTTTCAATCTCTGTTCATCGTGTTTCCCAAAGTAAAGACAAAAGGGCTTTCTGTGGCAACGCCGAATGCGTGGCAACCCGCCAACGGTTTTCATAAACTACAGGAGCTCTCCGGTTCCTGGCAGCTTGCGTTTGACCCCGAATGGGGAGGCCCCGCATCCATTGTTTTTGAAGAACTGCAGGACTGGATCCGGCATCCGGATCCGGGTATCCGCTATTACTCCGGCAAGGCTGTTTACCGCAAGCAGTTTTCCTTCGATGATGCATTACCGGCCAGCGCTTTATTCATCGATCTCGGGATCGTAAAAAATATCTGCCGGGTATGGCTGAACGGAACCGATATGGGGGTCGTATGGACGGCACCCTGGCGGGTGGAGGTGACCGGTAAACTAAAACAGGGGAACAATGATATCCGCATCGAAGTGATTAATCTCTGGCCCAACCGGCTGATTGGTGATGCAGGCTTACCCGCTGAACAGCGAAGAACGAATACTAATATCCCGTTTAAAAAAGAAGACCCGCTGTTACCTTCGGGGCTGCTGGGGCCGGTAACGCTTACCACGCTTTCCTGA
- a CDS encoding histidine phosphatase family protein, whose protein sequence is MLKVILLRHGETAYNADGNRYCGRTDIGLTEKGTAQARKVFEALKGISVDAVYSSPLQRARATAAIASGDHAVITDERLIEADFGLWEGKTKEEFNAENPALWAQWMNDPEVARAGGTGETGGEIVKRVNDFFEELHRRHNGQLVIVVAHNGINRLYLAKKMGMPLSNYRRFDMENSAVSYFELDDENVLTLKKLNATAL, encoded by the coding sequence ATGCTAAAAGTGATTTTATTGCGGCATGGTGAAACAGCTTATAATGCTGATGGTAACCGGTATTGCGGCAGAACGGATATAGGACTTACAGAAAAAGGAACCGCGCAGGCCCGTAAAGTATTTGAAGCGCTGAAAGGCATATCGGTTGATGCCGTCTATTCATCACCCTTGCAGCGGGCCCGGGCAACTGCGGCTATCGCCTCCGGCGACCATGCTGTAATAACGGACGAACGCCTTATTGAAGCTGATTTCGGCCTGTGGGAAGGAAAAACAAAAGAAGAGTTCAATGCGGAAAACCCCGCACTTTGGGCACAATGGATGAACGACCCTGAAGTGGCGAGGGCCGGTGGTACAGGAGAAACCGGCGGCGAAATTGTAAAGCGGGTGAATGATTTTTTTGAGGAACTGCATCGCCGGCATAACGGACAGCTGGTGATAGTAGTGGCACACAATGGCATCAACCGGTTATACCTGGCTAAAAAAATGGGAATGCCATTGTCCAATTACCGTCGCTTCGATATGGAAAATTCTGCGGTGTCTTATTTTGAGCTGGATGATGAGAATGTACTGACACTAAAAAAATTAAATGCGACGGCACTCTGA
- a CDS encoding FGGY-family carbohydrate kinase, whose amino-acid sequence MSEAYFIGIDLGTQGLRVVVLDGKGTIVASAEQGFPLSPEMRMEQDADEWWTICRACLDKAIGQLSQQQRARVRAVAVDSTSGTVIPLDKEQRPLHPAIMYSDQRSAVQARYCTDAARQHQLHGFTGFSTSTGLAKMVWFAETYPEKAAQLFRWIHAADFITGKLCGVWNVTDYTNVLKSGYDLSLLCWPDYISDILGVKKEWLQEVQPSGTVIGKLTADLARGLRLPADVAVTTGITDGCASQVASGAMKPGQWNTTIGTTLVIKGVSVKEIKDPLDRLYNHRHPAGYWMPGGAGNIGADWVSAGFKEGLAHYNAVAASLTPTGQIAYPLIQKGERFPFVAPGAEGFGPGEVSKEVLYTANMEGVAFAERYAYELIQDLSGEKVEAIYTAGGASNSDSWLQIRSDVLQKPVCKMKYVSGAVGAAIVAASNTGFNDITEATAALTQAEKWVTPRTALKQPYNDQYGRFLEIMEERKFINKAEQG is encoded by the coding sequence ATGAGTGAGGCATATTTTATTGGAATTGATCTGGGCACGCAGGGATTGCGCGTAGTGGTACTGGATGGGAAGGGAACAATTGTTGCCAGTGCAGAGCAGGGTTTCCCGTTGTCGCCGGAGATGCGCATGGAACAGGATGCTGATGAATGGTGGACGATCTGCAGGGCCTGCCTGGATAAGGCCATTGGCCAGCTGTCGCAGCAACAGCGGGCCCGTGTGCGTGCGGTGGCGGTTGATTCTACTTCCGGAACGGTTATTCCGCTTGATAAAGAGCAGCGCCCGTTACACCCTGCAATCATGTACAGTGATCAGCGTTCCGCTGTTCAGGCCCGATACTGCACTGATGCTGCGCGGCAGCATCAGTTGCATGGATTTACCGGCTTCAGTACTTCCACAGGATTGGCCAAGATGGTATGGTTCGCCGAGACCTACCCTGAAAAAGCGGCGCAACTCTTTCGATGGATCCATGCGGCGGATTTTATTACGGGAAAATTATGCGGCGTATGGAATGTTACGGATTATACCAATGTGCTGAAATCGGGATATGACCTGTCATTGTTGTGCTGGCCCGATTATATCAGCGACATATTGGGCGTAAAGAAAGAATGGTTACAGGAAGTGCAGCCATCCGGCACGGTTATCGGAAAGCTTACAGCAGACCTGGCACGCGGGCTGCGATTGCCTGCTGATGTAGCCGTTACAACAGGCATTACAGATGGGTGCGCATCGCAGGTAGCATCTGGTGCTATGAAACCGGGACAGTGGAATACGACCATTGGCACCACGCTTGTTATAAAAGGGGTATCGGTAAAAGAAATAAAAGATCCGCTGGACCGGCTGTACAATCACCGGCACCCTGCCGGCTACTGGATGCCGGGAGGCGCGGGAAATATAGGCGCCGACTGGGTTTCCGCCGGATTTAAAGAGGGGCTGGCGCATTATAATGCCGTTGCAGCTTCATTAACACCGACCGGTCAGATCGCCTATCCGTTGATCCAGAAGGGAGAGCGGTTCCCGTTTGTGGCGCCCGGGGCGGAAGGCTTTGGTCCCGGAGAAGTATCCAAAGAAGTATTATATACGGCCAATATGGAAGGGGTGGCATTTGCCGAACGGTATGCTTACGAGCTGATCCAGGACCTTTCGGGAGAGAAAGTGGAAGCCATTTATACAGCAGGAGGGGCCAGCAACAGCGACAGCTGGCTGCAGATCCGTAGCGATGTATTGCAAAAACCGGTGTGCAAAATGAAATATGTATCGGGTGCGGTGGGTGCGGCAATTGTGGCCGCATCGAATACCGGCTTCAATGATATTACAGAAGCAACGGCCGCACTGACACAGGCGGAAAAATGGGTGACGCCGCGAACTGCATTGAAACAGCCATACAATGATCAGTATGGCCGGTTTCTGGAGATAATGGAAGAACGGAAATTTATAAATAAGGCAGAGCAGGGATAA